One genomic segment of Occultella kanbiaonis includes these proteins:
- the kdpF gene encoding K(+)-transporting ATPase subunit F, translated as MSVESVVALVLALALAGYLLWALLHPEKF; from the coding sequence GTGAGCGTGGAGTCTGTCGTCGCACTGGTGCTCGCACTCGCGCTCGCCGGCTACCTGCTGTGGGCCCTGCTGCACCCGGAGAAATTCTGA
- a CDS encoding phosphatidylinositol-specific phospholipase C/glycerophosphodiester phosphodiesterase family protein — protein sequence MKRTTATALLATIGLIGASTAASAAPPAPVDLGDPLDAAHAHNDYEHERPLFDALSHGCTSVEADVWLVDGELLVAHDLADVDSDRTLESLYLDPLTDLIRSGQGRSVYPDWDGSLQLLIDIKSESESTWAAIEAALAEHRQLVTRYVRGRVLPGPVTAVISGNRPLETMAAAEHRFSFYDGRATDLTSGLPAALMPLVSHNWTQLFSWSGVGEMPADERAELHAYVATAHAAGYRVRFWATPDVAGPERDAVWAELVAAGVDHINTDDLAALETFLSR from the coding sequence GTGAAGCGCACGACCGCCACAGCCCTGCTCGCAACGATCGGCCTCATCGGCGCCAGTACCGCCGCCAGCGCCGCACCACCCGCGCCGGTGGACCTGGGCGACCCGCTCGACGCCGCCCACGCGCACAACGACTACGAGCACGAGCGGCCCCTGTTCGACGCACTCTCCCACGGCTGCACCAGCGTCGAGGCGGACGTGTGGCTGGTCGACGGTGAGCTGCTCGTCGCCCACGACCTGGCGGACGTCGACTCCGACCGCACGCTGGAGAGCCTCTACCTCGACCCGCTCACGGACCTGATCCGCAGCGGCCAGGGCCGGTCGGTCTACCCGGACTGGGACGGCAGCCTGCAGCTGCTGATCGACATCAAGTCCGAGTCGGAGTCCACCTGGGCCGCCATCGAGGCCGCGCTCGCCGAGCACCGACAGCTCGTGACCCGGTATGTGCGCGGTCGGGTCCTGCCCGGCCCGGTCACCGCCGTGATCAGCGGGAACCGGCCGCTGGAGACGATGGCCGCGGCCGAGCACCGGTTCAGCTTCTACGACGGCCGGGCCACCGACCTCACCTCGGGCCTGCCCGCCGCCCTGATGCCGTTGGTCAGCCACAACTGGACCCAGTTGTTCTCCTGGAGCGGTGTCGGCGAGATGCCGGCGGACGAACGCGCCGAACTGCACGCGTACGTCGCGACCGCGCACGCGGCCGGCTACCGGGTCCGGTTCTGGGCCACCCCGGACGTGGCGGGTCCCGAGCGCGACGCCGTCTGGGCCGAACTGGTCGCCGCCGGAGTGGATCACATCAACACCGACGACCTCGCCGCTCTGGAGACGTTCCTTTCGCGATAG
- a CDS encoding MerR family transcriptional regulator produces MAWSTRELADLAGTTVNTVRHYHRLGLIDEPDRGYNGYKQYTVPDLVRLLRIRRLTELGVPLSQIGEVEAAGDATPEALREVDAQLAAQIEQLHRARADIAAILRDQAPADVPPGFESVAARLSEADSSILHIYRKLFDEGAMADLRRMVEADPEDLGDELNSLPADADEATRQRLAESLALTLAQNLRDYPWLSDPVGHLSKSSRVTQTTFIEAIVELYNPAQRDVLGRAGLLAQELLSAEREAGVDAD; encoded by the coding sequence ATGGCGTGGAGTACGCGTGAGCTCGCCGACCTCGCGGGGACGACCGTGAACACGGTGCGGCACTACCACCGGCTCGGCCTGATCGACGAGCCCGATCGCGGCTACAACGGATACAAGCAGTACACGGTGCCCGACCTGGTCCGCCTGCTGCGGATCCGGCGCCTCACCGAGCTCGGCGTGCCGCTGTCGCAGATCGGCGAGGTCGAGGCGGCCGGCGACGCCACCCCCGAGGCACTGCGCGAGGTCGACGCGCAGCTCGCGGCGCAGATCGAACAGCTGCACCGGGCCCGGGCGGACATCGCGGCCATCCTGCGCGACCAGGCACCGGCCGACGTCCCACCGGGCTTCGAGTCCGTCGCTGCCCGCCTGTCCGAGGCCGACAGCTCGATCCTGCACATCTACCGCAAGCTCTTCGACGAGGGCGCGATGGCGGACCTGCGCCGCATGGTCGAGGCCGACCCCGAGGACCTCGGCGACGAGCTCAACTCGCTGCCTGCGGACGCGGACGAGGCCACCCGGCAGCGGCTCGCGGAGTCGCTCGCGCTGACCCTCGCGCAGAACCTGCGGGACTACCCCTGGCTGAGTGATCCGGTGGGCCATCTGTCGAAGAGCTCGCGGGTCACGCAGACGACGTTCATCGAGGCGATCGTCGAGCTTTACAACCCCGCGCAGCGCGACGTCCTCGGCCGTGCGGGCCTCCTCGCGCAGGAACTGCTGAGCGCCGAGCGGGAGGCGGGCGTCGACGCGGACTGA
- a CDS encoding small multidrug efflux protein, whose product MNPIADLIRTFQELVAQVPEFLQPFIVLLGGMVPFIEGDAGGIIGVLGGINPIVAGVAAATGNFLAVTAVVFVSSRARTAVVASRSGGGVQTLEEPKPQSKGRQRVQRWLVRFGVPGASLLAPVAIPTHFTAAMFVASGAPRGWVLLWQAVAIVGWTTLTTTLIWVGLNTVLM is encoded by the coding sequence GTGAATCCCATCGCGGATCTGATCCGCACCTTCCAGGAGCTGGTCGCCCAGGTCCCGGAGTTCCTGCAACCGTTCATCGTCCTGCTCGGCGGCATGGTCCCCTTCATCGAGGGGGACGCCGGCGGCATCATCGGCGTGCTTGGCGGCATCAACCCGATCGTGGCCGGAGTGGCCGCGGCGACCGGGAACTTCCTCGCCGTCACCGCCGTCGTGTTCGTCAGTTCGCGAGCCCGCACCGCGGTCGTCGCCAGCCGCTCGGGCGGAGGGGTCCAGACCCTCGAGGAGCCCAAGCCCCAGTCGAAGGGACGCCAGCGCGTCCAGAGGTGGCTGGTCCGGTTCGGTGTCCCCGGAGCGAGCCTGCTCGCGCCGGTCGCGATCCCGACGCACTTCACCGCCGCCATGTTCGTCGCGTCCGGGGCGCCACGCGGCTGGGTCCTGCTCTGGCAGGCCGTGGCGATCGTCGGTTGGACCACCCTGACCACGACGCTGATCTGGGTCGGGCTGAACACGGTGCTGATGTGA
- a CDS encoding GOLPH3/VPS74 family protein — protein sequence MTTPQRPNLAEDLLLLLFQPNSGFQRTGSIAGENTLFYVLAGAVLADLGLGEHVRTATGRLGGTIVEAVENNPPADEILRSAWDYVAEKPRGIQTVLAAVGPRLREPLLDRLIERGDIQRGTRRTLGLFDTKVLEGTGGERRAALLADVRAVLVDGVEPQPRVAALAALISGSGTLPQFHRDIPWTSPVITRAKELEQGNWGAEAAAEAVARTVTAVIVNNVVIAAAVLPKA from the coding sequence GTGACCACACCACAGCGACCCAACCTCGCCGAAGACCTTCTGCTCCTGCTGTTCCAGCCGAACTCCGGCTTCCAGCGCACCGGGTCCATCGCCGGGGAGAACACCCTGTTCTACGTCCTCGCCGGTGCCGTGCTCGCCGATCTCGGCCTCGGCGAGCACGTGCGCACCGCCACCGGCCGGCTCGGTGGCACCATCGTGGAGGCGGTCGAGAACAACCCGCCCGCCGACGAGATCCTGCGCTCGGCGTGGGACTACGTCGCCGAGAAGCCCAGGGGCATCCAGACGGTCCTCGCGGCGGTCGGCCCGAGACTGCGCGAACCGCTGCTGGACCGGCTGATCGAGCGCGGCGACATCCAGCGGGGTACCCGCAGGACCCTCGGCCTGTTCGACACGAAGGTCCTGGAGGGCACCGGCGGCGAGCGCCGGGCCGCCCTCCTCGCGGACGTGCGTGCGGTCCTCGTCGACGGCGTCGAGCCGCAGCCCCGGGTCGCCGCGCTCGCCGCACTGATCTCGGGCAGCGGGACGCTTCCGCAGTTCCACCGGGACATCCCCTGGACCTCCCCCGTGATCACCAGGGCCAAGGAGCTCGAGCAGGGCAACTGGGGAGCCGAAGCAGCCGCCGAGGCAGTGGCCCGCACCGTCACCGCGGTGATCGTCAACAACGTGGTCATCGCGGCGGCCGTGCTGCCCAAGGCCTAG
- a CDS encoding RtcB family protein, whose amino-acid sequence MNTQYPVPLTGAMAPTLMWAHEDEVEAQALQQLRNIAALPWVAGVRVMPDVHLGKGATVGSVIAMRDAVSPNAVGVDIGCGMIGVRTSLTASDLPDDLSGLRAAIEATIPVGFHSHDEQVDLRRIRPITGTGGADRLRGDGAFWDRFGGLHDDVQRLEGRARKQLGTLGGGNHFLELCVDTDGAVWLQLHSGSRNIGKELAERHVAIAKDLDHNQGLVDRDLAVFLMGTPQMDAYLRDLHWAQEYAARSRAVMMTLMVDVVRRHFTDRDVSFTEVANVHHNYVAHEQIDGEDLVVTRKGAIRAGSGELGLIPGSMGTGSYIVRGLGNPESFYSASHGAGRRMSRNQARKTFTVDDLAAQTAGVECRKDAGVVDEIPGAYKDLESVIAAQSDLVEVVARLRTVLCVKG is encoded by the coding sequence ATGAACACCCAGTACCCCGTTCCGCTCACCGGTGCCATGGCGCCCACCCTCATGTGGGCGCATGAGGACGAGGTCGAGGCGCAGGCACTGCAGCAGCTCCGCAACATCGCAGCACTGCCCTGGGTCGCCGGGGTGCGCGTGATGCCGGACGTCCACCTCGGCAAGGGCGCGACCGTCGGATCGGTCATCGCGATGCGGGACGCGGTCTCCCCGAACGCCGTGGGCGTGGACATCGGCTGCGGGATGATCGGCGTCAGGACGTCGCTGACCGCATCCGACCTGCCGGACGACCTGTCCGGCCTGCGCGCGGCGATCGAGGCGACCATCCCGGTCGGGTTCCACTCCCACGACGAGCAGGTGGACCTGCGTCGGATCCGGCCGATCACCGGCACCGGGGGAGCGGACCGGCTGCGCGGCGACGGGGCGTTCTGGGACCGCTTCGGTGGGTTGCACGACGACGTCCAGCGGCTTGAGGGTCGAGCGCGCAAGCAGCTCGGCACCCTCGGCGGTGGGAACCACTTCCTCGAGCTCTGCGTCGACACCGACGGTGCCGTCTGGCTCCAGCTGCACTCCGGTTCCCGGAACATCGGCAAGGAGCTGGCCGAGCGTCACGTCGCGATCGCCAAGGACCTGGACCACAACCAGGGTCTGGTTGACCGTGACCTCGCGGTGTTCCTCATGGGCACCCCGCAGATGGACGCCTACCTGCGCGACCTGCACTGGGCACAGGAGTACGCCGCCCGGTCCCGTGCGGTGATGATGACCCTGATGGTCGACGTCGTGCGCAGGCACTTCACCGACCGGGACGTCAGTTTCACCGAAGTCGCCAACGTGCACCACAACTACGTGGCACACGAGCAGATCGACGGCGAGGACCTGGTCGTGACCCGCAAGGGGGCGATCCGGGCCGGATCCGGCGAACTGGGACTGATCCCGGGATCGATGGGCACCGGGTCGTACATCGTGCGCGGCCTGGGCAACCCGGAGTCGTTCTACTCCGCATCCCACGGGGCAGGGCGACGCATGTCCCGGAACCAGGCGAGGAAGACGTTCACCGTCGACGATCTGGCCGCCCAGACCGCGGGCGTCGAGTGCCGCAAGGACGCCGGGGTGGTCGACGAGATCCCCGGCGCCTACAAGGACCTCGAGTCCGTGATCGCGGCGCAGTCGGACCTGGTCGAGGTGGTCGCCCGCCTGCGCACGGTCCTGTGCGTGAAGGGCTGA
- a CDS encoding TraR/DksA family transcriptional regulator: protein MDEDAARVGLLALRAEALTRLADLGISRDDVVQASQGANIDDEHDPEGSTIAYERALLEALAASARARIADADAALERLTAGTYGICEVCGEPIGAERLAARPIASRCLQHS from the coding sequence ATGGATGAGGACGCCGCACGGGTCGGGCTGCTCGCGCTGCGTGCGGAGGCGCTGACGCGGCTGGCGGACCTCGGCATCAGCCGCGACGACGTCGTCCAGGCCTCCCAGGGCGCCAACATCGACGACGAGCACGACCCGGAGGGCTCGACCATCGCCTACGAACGTGCGCTGCTGGAAGCGCTGGCAGCAAGCGCGCGAGCACGGATCGCCGATGCCGACGCAGCCTTGGAACGCCTCACCGCCGGCACCTACGGGATCTGCGAGGTGTGCGGGGAGCCGATCGGTGCGGAGCGTCTCGCAGCACGTCCGATCGCGTCCCGGTGCCTGCAGCATTCCTGA
- a CDS encoding type II toxin-antitoxin system VapC family toxin — protein MTVVDASIVVRLLQNRRGDSALRDQFGRQRHVYAPTLVDAEVTSAIRGLLLTSKPSIRISPYRAEQMLDDFADLPLIRYPMQPYQRRALALRDTFTAYEAFYLALAESLGMPLLTDDRKFARAPAQTTPIETWS, from the coding sequence GTGACCGTCGTCGATGCCTCGATCGTCGTGCGACTCCTGCAGAACCGGCGAGGCGATTCCGCACTCCGGGATCAGTTCGGCCGTCAACGGCACGTCTATGCACCAACGCTTGTCGATGCCGAGGTGACGTCGGCGATCCGCGGGCTGTTGCTGACGTCGAAGCCCTCGATCCGGATCAGCCCCTACCGAGCGGAACAGATGCTCGACGACTTCGCGGATCTGCCGCTCATCCGCTATCCGATGCAGCCCTACCAGCGGCGGGCGCTGGCGCTGCGGGACACCTTCACCGCCTACGAAGCCTTCTATCTGGCGTTGGCCGAATCGTTGGGAATGCCGTTGCTCACCGACGACAGGAAGTTCGCACGAGCCCCGGCGCAGACAACGCCGATAGAGACCTGGTCGTAG
- a CDS encoding transporter substrate-binding domain-containing protein, whose translation MNRRTTRTPWPGRLASIVALAATTALLAACGGSGGEDETDGEAAGLELVTEGTLTVCSDIPYPPFEVEDASAESGYSGFDMDIMQEIADRLELTLSVQDVSFDALQSGAVLGAGQCDLGASAMTITPERAENLDFSDPYYDSLQSLLVPAASGVTSLATFTGALGVQQGTTGQAFAEENAPDGVQLVEFPSDGELWPALQGDTIQGILQDLPVNVEHVRTDSSYVVVEEFQTDESYGFAFAKGERPNLLAAVNEHLQAMRDDGTYETIYDRYFSTEG comes from the coding sequence ATGAACCGCAGGACGACTCGCACCCCCTGGCCCGGCAGGCTTGCCTCGATCGTTGCACTGGCGGCGACGACGGCCCTGCTCGCGGCCTGCGGCGGCTCCGGAGGGGAGGATGAGACCGACGGCGAGGCGGCCGGTCTCGAACTCGTCACCGAGGGCACCCTGACCGTGTGCTCCGACATCCCCTATCCCCCGTTCGAGGTCGAGGACGCGTCGGCCGAGAGCGGCTACAGCGGTTTCGACATGGACATCATGCAGGAGATCGCCGACCGGCTCGAACTCACCCTGAGCGTCCAGGACGTCTCGTTCGACGCGCTGCAGTCCGGTGCGGTGCTCGGGGCCGGTCAGTGCGACCTCGGCGCGTCGGCGATGACGATCACCCCGGAGCGCGCCGAGAACCTCGACTTCTCAGACCCCTACTACGACTCGCTGCAGTCGCTGCTGGTGCCTGCCGCAAGTGGCGTCACCAGCCTCGCGACCTTCACCGGCGCCCTCGGCGTGCAGCAGGGCACAACCGGCCAGGCGTTCGCGGAGGAGAACGCCCCCGACGGTGTCCAACTCGTCGAGTTCCCCTCCGACGGCGAACTGTGGCCGGCACTGCAGGGCGACACGATCCAGGGCATCCTGCAGGACCTCCCGGTGAACGTCGAACACGTACGGACCGACTCCAGCTACGTCGTCGTCGAGGAGTTCCAAACCGACGAGAGCTACGGCTTCGCGTTCGCCAAGGGGGAGCGGCCGAACCTGCTGGCCGCCGTCAACGAGCACCTGCAGGCCATGCGCGACGACGGCACCTACGAGACGATCTACGACCGCTACTTCTCCACCGAGGGCTGA
- a CDS encoding amino acid ABC transporter permease — MRLRRTTRRRLVRGALYAAFVAALIVVVLAADWQRFAQYFLQWDIAREQFPEIITIALKNTLVFTVVSFVGGLLVGTLMALMKLSSIRPYRWFATAYIELFRGLPALLTIFAFAYMLPIAFGVKLPFAPVGAGLLGLIVVAGAYMAEVIRAGIQAVPKGQTEASRSLGMSPLKTTFFVILPQGLRIIIPPLTNEFVLLLKDTSLLFIAGSTIFTKELTTFARDATTTNSNGTVLVMAAMLYLLVTIPLTRVVAYLERRMARAR; from the coding sequence GTGAGGCTGCGTCGCACCACGCGCCGCAGGTTGGTGCGCGGCGCACTGTACGCAGCGTTCGTCGCCGCCCTCATCGTGGTCGTTCTCGCGGCGGACTGGCAACGGTTCGCGCAGTACTTCCTCCAGTGGGACATCGCGCGGGAACAGTTCCCCGAGATCATCACGATCGCCCTCAAGAACACGCTGGTGTTCACAGTCGTGTCGTTCGTCGGGGGGCTGCTCGTGGGCACCCTGATGGCGCTGATGAAACTGTCGAGCATCCGCCCCTACCGCTGGTTCGCGACGGCCTACATCGAGTTGTTCCGAGGGCTGCCGGCGCTGCTGACGATCTTCGCGTTCGCGTACATGCTGCCGATCGCGTTCGGTGTCAAACTGCCGTTCGCACCGGTCGGCGCCGGCCTGCTCGGTCTGATCGTCGTGGCGGGCGCCTACATGGCCGAGGTGATCCGGGCGGGCATCCAGGCGGTGCCGAAGGGGCAGACCGAGGCGTCGCGCTCGCTGGGCATGTCCCCGCTGAAGACGACGTTCTTCGTGATCCTGCCGCAAGGGTTGCGGATCATCATCCCGCCGCTGACCAACGAGTTCGTCCTGCTGCTGAAGGACACGTCGCTGTTGTTCATCGCGGGCTCCACGATCTTCACGAAGGAGCTGACCACGTTCGCGCGCGACGCCACCACGACCAACAGCAACGGCACGGTGCTCGTGATGGCAGCCATGCTCTACCTGCTGGTGACGATCCCGCTGACCCGGGTCGTCGCCTACCTCGAGCGACGGATGGCGAGGGCACGATGA
- a CDS encoding amino acid ABC transporter ATP-binding protein has product MTGSATPSGSEPMLPVRPDAPAIEIIDLHKSFGDNEVLKGISLTVRPGEVVCVIGPSGSGKSTLLRSVNLLEAPTDGQILIEGIPILDPEVDVDRVRTRIGMVFQQFNLFPHMTVLGNLCLAQQRVLGRKRAEAESVARENLAKVGLADREDAYPAHLSGGQQQRVAIARSLSMNPDMMLFDEPTSALDPELVGDVLAVMRTLADEGMTMMVVTHEMGFAREVGNRLIFMDDGMIVEEGDPREVLTSPREPRTQTFLSKVL; this is encoded by the coding sequence ATGACCGGCTCAGCCACGCCGTCGGGCAGCGAACCGATGCTGCCGGTGCGGCCCGACGCACCGGCGATCGAGATCATCGACCTGCACAAGTCCTTCGGCGACAACGAGGTGCTCAAGGGCATCTCGCTGACGGTCCGACCGGGCGAGGTCGTCTGCGTGATCGGGCCATCGGGGTCCGGGAAGTCCACACTGCTGCGGTCGGTCAACCTGCTCGAGGCGCCCACGGACGGGCAGATCCTCATCGAGGGCATCCCCATCCTCGATCCCGAGGTGGACGTCGACAGGGTCCGCACCCGGATCGGGATGGTGTTCCAGCAGTTCAACCTGTTCCCGCACATGACGGTGCTCGGCAACCTGTGCCTGGCCCAGCAGCGGGTGCTCGGCCGCAAGCGGGCCGAGGCCGAGTCGGTTGCGCGCGAGAACCTCGCGAAGGTCGGCCTCGCCGACCGCGAGGATGCCTACCCGGCGCACCTGTCCGGCGGCCAGCAGCAGCGGGTCGCGATCGCGCGGTCGCTGTCGATGAACCCGGACATGATGCTCTTCGACGAGCCGACCTCGGCGCTGGACCCCGAACTGGTGGGTGACGTGCTCGCGGTGATGCGGACGCTGGCGGACGAGGGGATGACGATGATGGTCGTGACCCACGAGATGGGCTTCGCCCGCGAGGTCGGCAACCGACTGATCTTCATGGACGACGGCATGATCGTCGAGGAGGGCGACCCCCGCGAGGTGCTCACCAGCCCGCGCGAGCCGCGCACCCAGACCTTCCTGTCGAAGGTCCTCTGA
- a CDS encoding YaaA family protein, with the protein MLILLPPSEGKTSPARGTPVDLTSLSHPELSEHRERLLDLVIDASARPDAARVLDIPPTLTAEIEHNTTLRSAPAAPAAKVYTGVLYAAAGLDALTGTARRRANRSVRIVSGLWGVLAPTDRIPAYRTSICAKLPGIGELTQYWAPALKQTLGEDWGVVIDSRSSSYLPTWRPPSGLPWLTVRVVQIRDGKPSVVSHFAKHTRGVLTHHLLTRPGAPPRTPAQVLAAAQELIPTVLREASLLPRAGRTGPDTLELVLA; encoded by the coding sequence GTGCTCATCCTGCTTCCCCCGTCCGAGGGCAAGACCTCACCCGCACGCGGCACGCCCGTGGATCTCACGTCCCTCAGCCACCCCGAGCTGTCCGAGCACCGCGAGCGGCTGCTCGACCTGGTGATCGATGCCAGCGCCCGCCCGGATGCCGCCCGGGTCCTCGACATCCCGCCGACCCTGACCGCCGAGATCGAGCACAACACGACGCTGCGGTCGGCGCCGGCGGCGCCCGCGGCGAAGGTCTACACGGGCGTTCTCTATGCGGCCGCCGGTCTGGACGCCCTGACCGGGACCGCCCGACGGCGGGCGAACCGTTCCGTACGGATCGTGTCCGGACTGTGGGGGGTGCTGGCGCCGACTGACCGGATCCCGGCGTATCGCACCTCCATCTGTGCGAAACTGCCCGGCATCGGCGAGCTGACCCAGTACTGGGCGCCCGCACTCAAGCAGACCCTCGGGGAGGACTGGGGCGTGGTGATCGACTCCCGGTCCTCCAGCTACCTGCCCACCTGGCGGCCGCCGTCGGGCCTGCCGTGGCTCACGGTGCGGGTGGTGCAGATCCGCGACGGCAAGCCGTCCGTGGTCTCCCACTTCGCCAAGCACACCCGCGGCGTGCTCACCCACCACCTGCTCACCCGGCCCGGCGCCCCGCCGCGCACCCCGGCGCAGGTGCTCGCCGCGGCGCAGGAACTGATCCCGACCGTGCTGCGTGAGGCGAGCCTGCTCCCCCGCGCCGGCCGGACCGGCCCGGACACCCTGGAGCTCGTCCTGGCGTGA
- a CDS encoding dihydrofolate reductase family protein — protein sequence MAKLIYSMITSLDGYAEAAEGTLGTGAEDEEVHTFIGDTFRDVGTFLYGRRMYETMVFWETAHELPEVPPHILQYARDWQAAEKVVYSTTLESVSSERTRIERSFDPDAVRTLKAESDHDLSVDGPNLAAQAIAAGLVDEYHLFITTSVVGGGKRFFPDGVRLDLDLVEERAFASGLIYAHYRTR from the coding sequence ATGGCCAAGCTCATCTACTCGATGATCACCTCGCTCGACGGCTATGCCGAGGCGGCGGAGGGCACGCTCGGCACCGGGGCCGAGGACGAGGAGGTGCACACCTTCATCGGCGACACCTTCCGCGACGTGGGCACGTTCCTCTACGGCCGGCGGATGTACGAGACGATGGTCTTCTGGGAGACGGCGCACGAGTTGCCCGAGGTGCCGCCGCACATCCTGCAGTACGCCCGCGACTGGCAGGCCGCGGAGAAGGTCGTGTACTCCACGACGCTGGAGTCGGTCTCCAGCGAGAGGACCAGGATCGAGCGGAGCTTCGATCCGGACGCGGTGCGCACGCTCAAGGCCGAGTCCGATCACGACCTCAGCGTCGACGGTCCGAACCTCGCGGCCCAGGCGATCGCGGCGGGCCTGGTGGATGAGTATCACCTGTTCATCACCACGAGCGTGGTCGGCGGCGGCAAGCGGTTCTTCCCCGACGGCGTACGCCTTGATCTCGACCTGGTCGAGGAGCGCGCGTTCGCCAGCGGGCTGATCTACGCGCACTACCGGACCCGCTGA
- a CDS encoding TetR/AcrR family transcriptional regulator, which produces MPRELSAYHRQVAATNRVAILDAAADLFLELGYDRTPLARVAESAGVSKATLFKQFPTKAELFEATVLAAGGTPDRELADPPPGDFHAGLVALGLAYADLLSRPRVEDLMRTLIAEAPRFPDLRARTFDFGTLPVLAALKRYLLAETGSGDAHVDDPDVAAPQFLGMISTVVFWPRLVHGNWSLTDEETLHVVDEAARTMVARYGARVSL; this is translated from the coding sequence ATGCCCCGTGAACTCTCCGCCTACCACCGACAGGTCGCGGCAACCAACCGTGTCGCGATCCTTGACGCGGCCGCAGACCTGTTCCTCGAACTCGGCTACGACCGGACCCCGCTGGCGCGCGTCGCCGAGAGCGCCGGGGTCTCCAAGGCGACGCTGTTCAAACAGTTCCCGACCAAGGCGGAACTCTTCGAAGCAACGGTGCTCGCGGCGGGTGGCACACCCGACCGCGAGCTCGCGGACCCGCCGCCCGGAGACTTCCACGCGGGACTGGTTGCCTTGGGTCTCGCGTACGCGGACCTGCTGTCCCGTCCTCGGGTCGAGGACCTGATGCGGACCTTGATCGCCGAGGCACCGAGGTTCCCGGACCTGCGCGCGCGGACCTTCGACTTCGGCACGCTGCCCGTGCTCGCGGCACTCAAGCGCTACCTACTGGCGGAGACCGGGTCGGGAGACGCCCACGTCGATGACCCGGACGTGGCGGCACCGCAGTTCCTCGGGATGATCTCGACCGTCGTCTTCTGGCCCCGCCTGGTCCACGGGAACTGGTCGCTCACCGACGAGGAGACCCTCCACGTGGTGGACGAGGCGGCTCGGACGATGGTGGCCCGCTACGGCGCGCGGGTGAGTCTCTAG
- a CDS encoding RDD family protein — protein MNPLAGRRGKAYVLDCVGYLGIAAATVPFGLLARNAGWGQEPTLVFAMSAVPPVLATLLAARRESGPDAATWGKRRFGLRVSAADGAGVPFGRALLRNTLKIAIPWQLGHAVAVGAAFGGYADADPVTIAATALTYPVIGVMVAGVLIGRGRTVHDRIAGTVVEATAADVLETAR, from the coding sequence ATGAACCCACTGGCGGGCAGACGCGGCAAGGCCTACGTCCTGGACTGCGTGGGCTACCTGGGTATCGCCGCCGCGACCGTGCCGTTCGGCCTGCTCGCCCGGAACGCCGGCTGGGGCCAGGAGCCGACCCTGGTGTTCGCCATGAGCGCGGTTCCCCCGGTCCTCGCGACCCTGCTCGCCGCCCGCCGTGAGTCCGGCCCCGACGCGGCCACCTGGGGCAAGCGACGATTCGGCCTCCGGGTGAGCGCCGCCGACGGCGCCGGTGTTCCGTTCGGGCGGGCGCTGCTGCGCAACACGCTGAAGATCGCGATCCCGTGGCAGCTCGGGCACGCGGTCGCCGTCGGTGCCGCGTTCGGAGGCTACGCCGACGCCGACCCCGTCACGATCGCCGCGACGGCCCTGACGTACCCGGTCATCGGCGTGATGGTCGCCGGGGTCCTGATCGGCCGGGGCCGCACGGTCCACGACCGGATCGCCGGCACCGTCGTCGAGGCCACCGCGGCCGACGTGCTCGAAACTGCCCGCTAG